Within the Anaerolineales bacterium genome, the region AATTGTCCATCGAACTCTACAGCCGTTTCGTCGAGCTGGAGCGCTCGCTGCAAGATCGCTTCGGCGACTGCCGCATCGCCGTGGTGACCCATTCGGATCTGCACTACGGCTTCACGCAGATGTTCGTGGTGGAGATGTGGAACGTGCGTCCCGATTACCGCGTCTTTCGGGCGTTGGAAGCGGCGGAGGAGTGGCTGTGGGGGAGGAAGAACGTTGAGGCTTAATCGGCCACTTTCTGGATGCTAAGGGGGCTGACGTTTTGAGATAATCTCTGCTGATGCGGCATGCTTGTTCATTCGTCGTTTCACGGCCTGAGGTGAGCAAAATGAACTACCACATCGACGCCGAAAAAATCCGCCTTGATGAGATACGCAAGCGGATCGAAACCACAGATCTCGTTCCCAGCCGGATTTCGCTGCTGGAAGCAACGGCCGCCAAATTCAAAGCCTTCGAAAACGCCGGCCTGAAGACGCTGGCCGATCTGCGCCATGAACTCAAGAACGCCAAACGCCTGGATGCGCTATCGGCAGCGACGGGAATCGAGAAGGACTACCTGATCCTGCTGCGGCGGGAGATCGAGGGCTACTTTCCAAAGCCGGCCGCACTGAAGGAATTCGATGGACTGCAACGAGGCGAAAACGAAAAGCTCGAAAAGCACGGCATACGCAATGCGGCCGAGGTATACGAAGCGACGCGAAACGCCAGGAACATCGCTGCGCTGGCAGAATCGACAAGCGTTGACGCGTCCACCCTGAAAACACTCTCGAATTGGGCCGATCTTACCAGGATTCGTTGGGTGAGCCCGCTGACGGCCAGGATGCTCGCGGACGCCGGTTACGACAGCGCCGAAAAAGTGGCCGAGGCCGATCCCGAGACGCTTTGCGCCGCGCTCGAGCGCCTGAACGAGGGCGGCAGGTACTTCAAGGGCAAGATCGGGCTGCGCGATATCCGGCGCCTCGTGCATGCCGCCGGATACGCCGTGCGCTGAAGATTCGCCGCGTAATTAAAAGCACCAACGCGAAAAACGAAACCTCCCACGCTGCAAATCAGGCGGAAAGTCGATCTTTACGGCAGCCTGCATCATCGAACCTCGATGCCTCGCGAAAATTGTATAATCAAGCAGCATACCGCGTTCCCTGCTCCCACCAGGCTCCCACCAGAGGGTAAATCTCCGGATGTTCAAACGCCAGCGGAATATGATCTTCTTCAGCCTCGCTTTTTCGATCCTCGCTGCGGTCCACCTCGTCCCGCCGAATTATCGCAACCTGGTCTGGCTGATGCGGGCCCGTGCACTCGCCAGGGTGGTCCACGGCCTCGGAGAGTTTTTTGTCTACGCCGTGCAATACATGTGGGGCGGACCCTCTCCAGCGGGCACGTTTATCGGCCTCAGCCTGCTGGCGCCCATCGTCTGGCTCGCGGCGAGACGCTTGTGGACCGATCCGAACGAAGGTCGACCCACCATGCTGTTATTTGCCGCACTCAACCCCATCATCGGCATTCTTACGGTGTACGCCGGCTGCCTTCTGGTCGAGGAACCGCGCCGGGAGTGCAGGCTTCAGGCCGCAGAGGGACGCCTGCTCGAAATCGTCTCCTACGCCGAAATCGGCTGGAACGCCGAGCAGCGGCTCTTTCTACTCAGCAGCACGGACGACGGCGAAAGTTGGAGCGAGGTCATGTACGTCACACCGATCAGCCCGTCTTTCTCGTGCGGAACGTTGGCGAGATTCGACGAGCAGTTCTACGCATATTGGATCGGATGGAAGCTGGCGGTTACCCACGACGGCGGCGCAAGCTGGGCGGTGTGGGATCCGAGTCAGTTGACTC harbors:
- a CDS encoding DUF4332 domain-containing protein: MNYHIDAEKIRLDEIRKRIETTDLVPSRISLLEATAAKFKAFENAGLKTLADLRHELKNAKRLDALSAATGIEKDYLILLRREIEGYFPKPAALKEFDGLQRGENEKLEKHGIRNAAEVYEATRNARNIAALAESTSVDASTLKTLSNWADLTRIRWVSPLTARMLADAGYDSAEKVAEADPETLCAALERLNEGGRYFKGKIGLRDIRRLVHAAGYAVR